Proteins from a single region of Streptomyces sp. TN58:
- a CDS encoding non-ribosomal peptide synthetase gives MTQSPTAPTAPATLPDAPPSVAHGPHAEPTAVLARFEDWTRLAPQAPAVIDSARTWTYQDLDTAAEQVAAALAGRVRPGDLVGVCLDRSTALVATAVALARIGAVYLPLGPRPGERRTQAVTEDLDVACLIGDPALLPEAHRGGQHLPLPLPTDGVNAPAAVVAAFTDAVRGTRRAPEGALYAVLTSGSTGRPKAVAVGEASLSVALDWYRAETGLAPGDRQSLLIGVAFDPHLLELWAGLTSGAALVPAPDDTRWDSRVLTDWWRERALTHAVAATPTVEPLLDRPWPQGLELRHLVVGGDRMRRRPGTDVTATVHNAYGPAEATVVTTTHTMRNTDPDAGEQAAPPIGTALPGVTLVVTDEDGRPVPRGQDGELRVGGHCLALGYLDPELTARRFTAPAQDPELPSVDRLYRTGDRVRMNADGSLDFLGRLDDQVKISGVRIEPAEVEAAFEQDPRVRTAVVTVQRDSSGHSRLVAHLRPADGAVPATGDLLDAVRAWLPEQAVPGSVRIVDGFPLDANGKVDRPALAAQAPAPAPAGTATADEHADAGTDAATDTERLVLATVRDLLGRPGTGLGDNFTDAGGTSIIAARLLETVERETGVRLRAPELLRSTDLRAFAALLDQRRTPQTAGA, from the coding sequence ATGACCCAGTCCCCGACCGCCCCGACCGCCCCCGCCACGCTCCCCGACGCCCCGCCGAGCGTCGCCCACGGGCCCCACGCCGAACCGACCGCGGTGCTCGCCCGCTTCGAGGACTGGACCCGGCTCGCCCCGCAGGCCCCGGCCGTCATCGACAGCGCCCGCACCTGGACGTACCAGGACCTCGACACGGCGGCCGAACAGGTCGCCGCGGCCCTGGCCGGCCGCGTCCGCCCGGGCGACCTGGTCGGCGTCTGCCTCGACCGTTCCACCGCCTTGGTGGCGACCGCCGTGGCCCTCGCCCGGATCGGCGCCGTCTACCTGCCGCTCGGCCCCCGCCCCGGCGAACGCCGCACCCAGGCCGTCACCGAGGACCTCGACGTCGCCTGCCTCATCGGCGACCCCGCGCTCCTGCCCGAGGCACACCGCGGCGGGCAGCACCTCCCGCTGCCGCTGCCCACCGACGGGGTCAACGCCCCCGCCGCCGTCGTGGCGGCCTTCACCGACGCGGTACGCGGCACCCGCCGTGCGCCGGAGGGCGCCCTGTACGCCGTCCTCACCTCCGGTTCCACCGGCCGCCCCAAGGCGGTCGCCGTCGGCGAGGCCTCCCTCTCCGTCGCCCTCGACTGGTACCGGGCCGAGACCGGTCTCGCACCGGGCGACCGCCAGTCCCTGCTCATCGGTGTCGCGTTCGACCCGCACCTGCTGGAACTGTGGGCCGGCCTGACCTCGGGAGCCGCCCTCGTCCCGGCGCCGGACGACACCCGCTGGGACTCCCGCGTCCTCACCGACTGGTGGCGGGAGCGCGCCCTCACCCACGCCGTCGCGGCCACCCCGACCGTCGAACCGCTCCTCGACCGGCCCTGGCCGCAGGGCCTTGAGCTGCGCCACCTCGTCGTCGGCGGCGACCGCATGCGCCGCCGCCCGGGCACCGACGTCACCGCCACCGTGCACAACGCCTACGGACCGGCGGAAGCCACCGTCGTCACCACCACCCACACCATGCGCAACACCGACCCGGACGCCGGCGAGCAGGCCGCGCCGCCCATCGGCACCGCGCTGCCGGGCGTCACCCTCGTCGTCACCGACGAGGACGGCCGCCCCGTCCCCCGAGGCCAGGACGGCGAACTCCGCGTCGGCGGCCACTGCCTGGCACTTGGCTACCTCGACCCCGAACTCACGGCACGACGGTTCACCGCACCCGCTCAGGACCCGGAGCTGCCGTCGGTCGACCGCCTCTACCGGACCGGGGACCGGGTACGCATGAACGCCGACGGCAGCCTGGACTTCCTCGGCCGCCTCGACGACCAGGTGAAGATCAGCGGCGTCCGGATCGAACCCGCCGAGGTGGAAGCCGCCTTCGAGCAGGACCCGCGGGTGCGCACCGCCGTCGTCACCGTGCAGCGCGACAGCTCCGGCCACAGCCGCCTCGTCGCACACCTGCGGCCCGCCGACGGCGCCGTACCGGCCACCGGGGACCTCCTCGACGCCGTCCGCGCCTGGCTGCCCGAGCAGGCCGTCCCCGGCAGCGTACGGATCGTCGACGGCTTCCCGCTCGACGCCAACGGCAAGGTGGACCGGCCCGCCCTGGCTGCCCAGGCCCCGGCCCCCGCGCCGGCCGGCACCGCCACCGCGGACGAGCACGCCGACGCCGGCACGGACGCCGCCACCGACACCGAGCGGCTCGTGCTGGCGACCGTACGGGACCTCCTGGGCCGCCCCGGCACCGGCCTCGGCGACAACTTCACCGACGCCGGCGGCACCTCCATCATCGCCGCACGGCTGCTGGAAACCGTCGAACGCGAAACCGGAGTGCGCCTGCGCGCCCCCGAACTGCTGCGCAGCACCGACCTGCGCGCCTTCGCCGCCCTCCTCGACCAGCGCCGTACCCCGCAGACGGCAGGAGCCTGA